In Acidimicrobiia bacterium, the sequence TGACCTGATGGCGGGCGCGGGCGGGGCTTGGGACGTCTCTTGGGTCGGGGACGCCCGCCTCGAACCCAGAGAACAACCGCGAGAACGGCGAGCGCGAGCGCCGCGACGAGGAACACGAGTCGCGTCGTGTCGCGCACGCTCGAGGTGAGGGTGATCGGCGTCGCTTCCCCAGGCTTGGCCACGACCGTCTGCGGCTTCGCACCGGGGAGCCGCGCAGTGATCGTCAACCCGAACGATGACTTCACCTGCGCCAGCAGCTGGAGATCGATGACCGCGGGATCGACGCTCTGCGCGGTCAGATTCGCCAGCAACTCCGGATCAGTGGGCACACCAGTGGCGACGTTCTCGAGGTCGATGTCACCGTCCAGGCCGTATTCGGTGGCGAGGAACCCGACGGCACGCGTAGCGCGCACGCCACGGAGTGGTCCGTCGTCGCCACTCGCCTCGTTGATGATGTCGGCGACCTGCTCGACCGAATCGAACGGCTTCGACAAGACGATCGACGCCGACCCGTCCTCAGCCCGCACCCACGCACCGACCTGCCACCCGGCGTCCCCGAGATCATCGAGGCGAACCGCCTGCTCGAGTGCGAGCCCGCCCGACTCTGCGGCCTTCACCGCCTCCGCGTCCGCGTCCACAAGAACGCGCACGACCCCAGACCCGTTCTCCCGAACCCGCACGTCAACGGTCGCGTTGACCTCACAACCAGCGGCAAGGACCGCGACGAGGAGCGCGACGACCGCTCGGCGCGCCGTGCGGTGGGAACGGAACGAGCGCGTGGGATGTGGAGTGATCGAAAGGTTCTAGCCGGAACCCTCGGAGGTGCCGGCAACCTCGACGGGCGGCGGCGGCTCGACGCCCTCGACCGAGCGGAAGGTGACGTCGTCAGAGTCGGGGTCGGCGTCGACCACGATCTTCTCGCCGGCGTGGAACTCCTTCCACAGGATCTTCTCGGAGAGCGGGTCCTCGATCATGCGCTGGATGGCGCGTCGCAACGGCCGGGCTCCGAGCTGCGGGTCGTACCCCTTCGTGGCGAGCAGCACCTTCGCTTCCGGCGTGAGCTCGAGCCCGATGCTCTGGCTCTCGAGCTGGTCCTGGACGCGCTTGATCATGAGGTCGACGATCTCGGTGACCTCTTGCTGGGTGAGTTCGGCGAAGACGATCACCTCGTCGATGCGGTTGAGGAACTCGGGACGGAAGCTCTTCTTGAGCTCGTCCATCACCTTGTCCTTCATCCTCTCGTAGCTCACCGCGTCGTCGGCGGGACCGAACCCGATGTTCGCCTTGCGCAGGTCGGCGGTGCCGAGGTTCGACGTCATGATGATCACGGTGTTCTTGAAGTCCACCGTTCGGCCCTGCGCGTCGGTGAGGCGCCCGTCTTCGAGGATCTGAAGGAGCGTGTTGAACACGTCGGGGTGTGCCTTCTCGATCTCGTCGAAGAGCACGACCGAGAACGGCTTGCGCCGCACAGCCTCGGTGAGCTGGCCGCCCTCGTCGTAACCGACGTAGCCAGGAGGCGAGCCGACGAGGCGCGACACGGTGTGCTTCTCCATGTACTCGCTCATGTCGAGCTGGATCAGCGCGCTCTCGTCGCCGAAGAGGAACTCCGCGAGCGTCTTGGCCGTCTCCGTCTTCCCGACGCCCGAAGGGCCGAGGAAGATGAACGAGCCCGAGGGGCGCTTCGGGTCCTTGAGGCCCGCGCGCGTGCGGCGAATGGCCTGCGAGACCGCCTTGATGGCGTCGTTCTGGCCGATGACGCGCTTGTGCAACTCGTCTTCCATGCGCAGGAGCTTGGCCGTCTCTTCTTCGGTGAGCTTGTAGACGGGGATGCCGGTCCACAGCGCGAGCACCTCGGCGATGGACTCCTCGCTCACCTCGTTGAAGAGATCGACGCCTTCGGCCTGGAACTCGGCTTCCTTGGCCGCGCGCTGCTCGAGCAGCTCCTTCTCGCGGTCGCGCAACGACGCGGCCCGCTCGAACTGCTGCCCCTCAATCGCCTCTTCCTTGTCCTTGCGAACCTTGGCGATCTCGTCTTCGAGCTCACGGAAGTCGGGCGGCGCCTGCATGCGGCGGATGCGTAGTCGCGAGCCGGCCTCGTCGATCAGGTCGATCGCCTTGTCTGGGAGGTGGCGGTCGGAGATGTAGCGGTCGGCGAGGTTCGCCGCGGCCACGACCGCCTGGTCGGTGATCGTGACGCGGTGGTGCGCCTCGTAGCGGTCGCGCAGACCCTTGAGGATCTCGATCGTGTGGGGAACCGTCGGCTCCTCCACCTTGATCGGCTGGAAGCGACGCTCGAGCGCGGCGTCCTTCTCGAGGTGCTTGCGGTACTCGTCGAGCGTGGTGGCACCGATCGTCTGGAGCTCACCGCGCGCCAGCATCGGCTTGAGGATGCTGGCCGCGTCGATGGCACCTTCAGCCGCGCCGGCACCAACGAGCGTGTGCAGCTCGTCGATGAACAAGATGATGTCGCCGCGGGTGCGGATCTCCTTCAGCACCTTCTTGAGGCGCTCCTCGAAGTCGCCGCGGTAGCGCGACCCGGCCACGAGCGCGCCGAGGTCGAGCGTGTAGAGCTGCTTGCCCTTGATGGTCTCGGGCACGTCGCCGCCGATGATGTCGGAGGCGAGGCCCTCGACGATGGCCGTCTTGCCGACTCCCGGCTCACCGATCAGCACGGGGTTGTTCTTGGTGCGCCGGCTCAGCACCTGCATGACCCGCTCGATCTCCTTCTCGCGACCGATGACGGGGTCGAGCTTCTTGTCACGGGCGAGCTGGGTGAGGTTGCGACCGAACTGGTCGAGCACGAGCGAGCCCGACGGCTGACCCTCGCCACCCGGCCCTCCGCCGGGTGCCGCGCCTTCCTTGGCGCCGGCGTAGCCAGACAGGAGCTGGATGACCTGCTGGCGCACGCGAGACAGGTCGGCGCCGAGCTTCACGAGCACTTGCGCGGCGACGCCTTCGCCTTCGCGGATCAACCCGAGCAGGATGTGCTCGGTGCCGATGTAGTTGTGTCCGAGCTGAAGCGCCTCGCGCAGCGACAGCTCAAGCACCTTCTTGGCGCGCGGCGTGAACGGGATGTGCCCCGAGGGTGCCTGCCCGCCGTGGCCGATGATCTCTTCGACCTGCGCGCGCACAGCCTCGAGGGAGATGCCGAGCGACTCGAGCGCCTTCGCCGCAACACCCTCACCCTCGTGGATCAAACCGAGGAGGATGTGCTCCGTGCCGATGTAGTTGTGGTTGAGCAGGCGTGCTTCTTCCTGCGCCAACACAACGACTCGCCGTGCCCGGTCGGTGAAGCGTTCGAACACCCTGGTGGACCTTCCTGATCGGGGGGCGGTCAGGCCCGATTCGTTGCAAACCGGTCCGGCCGAGAACTTCAGTGTACCCATCGGGGTCTCGATGACCCCTTCGCTCTGTACCACGCTCTCGCGTCACATCGGCATCCCAGGTACCGCGCGAGAGGGCCAGTGATGCTTCTTCCAGCGCCAGGCACGCCAGGATTGTTCCCGCCCCGGTTGGTGAAATCGCCTCCTCCTGCGTACCGTGGACGGCGTATGAGGCCGGCCGAGACCCTCGAGCTCGCTCCGCTGGCCGACGACCTCGCTCGCGTCGAGGCCCGGCTGCACGACTCGGTGCGTCACCCCGACCGCTTCCTCGGTGAGATCGCCTCGCACCTGGTCACCGCGGGTGGGAAGCGCATCCGCCCGACGCTCACCCTTTGTGCCGCGTATTCGGCCACCACCGGCGATGCGCCAGCCTCCGAGCAGGCGGTGACCGGGGCGGTAGCCGTCGAGCTCGTGCACCTCGGCTCGCTCTACCACGACGACGTGATCGACGAGGCCGAGACCCGTCGCGGGGTGCCGAGCGTCAACGCCCGCTGGTCCAATATCGTCGCGATCCTCTCGGGGGACTACCTGCTGGCCCGGGCCTCCGCGCTCGCGGCATCGCTCGGTGCCGACGTGGCCGGGCTGCTCGCCGACACCATCGGGGAGCTGTGCCGGGGTCAGGTGCTGGAGCTGCAGCACCTGTACGACGTGGGCCGCTCCGAAGAGGACTACCAGTCCACGATCGAAGGCAAGACGGCGTCCCTGTTCGCGACGGCTTGCCGGATCGGCGGAATGGTGAACGACGTCGACGAGCCGACGCTTGACGCGCTCACCCGCTACGGGCACCACCTCGGCATGTGCTTCCAGATCGTCGACGACTGCCTCGACCTCACCGCCACCGACGAGACCCTCGGGAAGCACGCGGGCCAGGACCTCGTCGAGGGCATCTACACCCTGCCGGTGATCTACGCGCTCGGAGCGTGCGATCCGCTGCGCGACCTGCTCGGCGCGCCGTTGGATTCGGCGCGGCTGCTCGAAGCGCGCGCGCTTGCCACGTCAGACGGCGCGATCCCCACGGCGCTGGACGTGGCCCACGACCACGCGACGAAGGCCAGCGAGGCACTCGCCGGCGCGGAGAGCCTCGACGCGACCGTGACCGCGGGGCTCCGGCGCCTCGTGCAAGGCCTCGTCAGCCGCGATCGCTAATCCGGACAACGACCTTCGACGAGCTCGCCGCAGGCCTCGAGCGTGTCGTTGACGGCTTGCGCGATGAACCCGGCATACGCGCGCTTCCCCGCCGGCGAGAAATGCAGGCCGTCACCGCGCAGGATGGTCGGGTCCTCGATCATCACCGCACTGAAGTCCCCCACCGTCAGGTTCGACCAGCGTTCGGTCGCGTCGCGGATCAGCTCGTTGATCGCGCGACCGGCAGGCGGGGGCGCGGCCGGTCGGTCGTCCACGTGCGTCAGCCAGACCACCGGCCGCTCACCTACGAGCTCCATCATCTGATCGAGACGCGCCGGGAACGCCAACACGTTGGCCGGCTCGAGCGCGTCGTTGGTGCCGAGTCCCACCACGACGACGTCGGGATCACTCTCCAGCAAGGGCGGCACCTTCTGCATCCAGAAAGCGTCCAGGTCCTTGAGCCCGTAGCCAGGGACACCGAGGAGCGTCGGTTCGATGCCCACGTTGCGCAACGCGGCGTCGACGTCGGCCCCTGACTCGAAGAGGTTCGAGTCCCCGATCACCAGGACGCGTGGCGAGGATGGAATCGGTTCACGCGTGGTCGTCGTCGTGGAGCGGCCGGCGGGGTCGGTCGAGCACCCTGAGGTCGCGAATGCGACGGCGATCGAGGCGATGGCGAGCAGGGCGACGCCGAGGACGCCGCGTCGGCGTCGGGTCACGAAGCGAGTCGGGACGGAGCCACCACTTCCTTGAGGAAGTCGAGCACCGCCGCGTTGTAGGCGTTGGGTGCTTCGACCATGAGCGCGTGGGCTGCGCCTCGCAGCTCGAACAGCTGCGAGCCGGGGATCAGCTCATTGAGCTCCTCGGCGTCGCCGAGCGGCGTGAGCAGATCCTGACTACCCGTGATCACCAGCGCGGGCACCGCGACGCGGCACAGATCAAAGCGCACGTCGTCTGGCGCGTCCAGGATCGCTTGCACCTGCGCGGCGAACGCCTCGGGCGTGGCTTGGAGCAGGACGCGCGCCATGAGGTTCAACCATCCGCCGAACCGGCGCCGCAGCCTGGGCCCGACGAGCCAGTGCAGGCCGTCGCTCGCCAGCGCGCCCGTACCGCGCTCCAGCACCGCGTCGGCCCACTCCTGGAGCAACTCCCGGCGCCAGTCATGGTGCTTGCAGGCGGTGCAGGCGAGCACCAGGGAACGGACCCGATCGGCGTGCTCCACTGCGAGGAACTGCGCGATCGCTCCACCCATCGACGCGCCCATCACATGCGCAGACTCGACGCCTTCTGCGTCGAGCACCGCGACGGCATCATCGGCCATCTCGAGGAGCGAGTACGGCCGCGGTGCGCCGGCACTGCCACCCACGCCGCGGTTGTCGACGGCGATGCAGCGAAACCGTCGGCCGAACGCCATGCGCTGGAGTGCCCAACCCCGCGAGTCGGCACCGAGGCCTTGGAGCATGAGGACCGGCTCGCCGTTCGTGCGACCGTACGTGTGATACGCGATCGTCGTCCCGTCGCTCACGGTCGTCGTGCGCATCAGACCTCGCGGAGCAAGTCGTGGACCGCGTCGCGCACGGCCTCGGAGATCTCGGCCGCCGCGAGCTGGTCGTCGGCCTCCGTGCCCGACGGCGGGAGCAGTGGCTCACCCACGAGCACCCGCCACCGACGCACAGGGAGGCCGAGCGGGCCACCGGGCCTGACCGCCACCGGGATCACGGGGAACCCGAGCGTTGCCGCCAGCAGCGCCCGCGGCGGCTCTCCCGCTCCCCTGGTCGACTTCGCTGGCTTCGTCTCTTGCGGCGACGGATGGCCAAGCCACACGCCGCCGCGTCCCCTGGTGAGCCAGGAGGGAGCGAGCGGCGCGGCCGCGAGGTGGCCGGCGCGCAGGAGCGCGGCGACGTCGCTCGGGAGCGAGCCGATCGCGCCGAGCTTGTTGAGCATGGGCCCGACGACCGGGAGATCGGGTGCGCCGACGACGCGCAAGCGGCGGCCGGTCGCTCGGCGCACACCCAGCACGAGCACGATCGGCTCGAGCAGTCCGAGACCACGATTCGCGACGAGGAGCGCGGGTCCGACCTGCGGGAGGTTCTCGGCGCGCTTGACGTGCACACGAATCGGCGCGCCGAGCGGCGCGACGACGTCCATGAAGTGGGGATCGGCGCCGAGCTCGTCTACCGCGTAGCGGCCGTCGAAGCGACGGCGCAGCGCATCGAGCGGCGCGTCGACCGCGAGCACTCGGTCTGCGTCGATGCCGTAGTTCGGCTTGATCGCGGTCCCTGTCACGCAACCCGCCTTCTGGCCGCGCTCGCTCGGCGGCGGGAACCAGCTTGCCGGTCGACTCCGCAGGCTCCGTCTCCTGATTGACGAGCGGCAAAGCCCCTCGCCAATCGCCGCCGCCCTACGGGACGCTCGCCAGCGTCTGCGAGCTCGCTTCGCTCGCCGCCGATCATGCAACCTCCGCGCGTTCGGTCGCGGCGATTGGGGTCACGGTGGCCCAGTCGAACACGTCGACGAGCACTTCCTGCGTCGGGTGCACGAAGCCGAGGTCGAGCACGTCCGTGGCACGGCTGCCGTCGGCAACGCGCCCGCGGTGCAGCACCTCTTCGACGTGGTCGGGAATCGGGGCACCCGCGACGGTGACGAGACGGCGAGCCGCGGCCCATCCCGGGCCGACCACGGGCAGCGGCACCCGACCGCCGAGGCGCACCGCCTGCCATGGGCTCGTTGCGCCAGGCCCGACGACGTTGAGCGGACCGTCGTACCCACGGACGAGCGCCTCGACCATGGCGCGCGCGGCGTCGTCGTGATGGAGCAACGCGAAGGGCGGGTCGGCGAACGCGGGCACCGGAACCACCGGCAGCCGAAGGAGCCGCGCCAGCGGGCTCGGCGCATGCGAGCCGGCCACGACGGCGTATCGCAGCGCGCAGACCGCGATCCCGTCGCGGCGAGCCAGATCGGACGCCATCGCCTCGACCTCGAGCAGCATGCGGCCGTACTGCGTGGTAGGCGCGAGCGGCGCGCGCTCGTCGGGGAGCTTGGGCCTGCCGGAGCCGCGGCCGTACACCTCGAGACCGCTGCGCAGCACAACCCGATCGAGCCGTCCGGCGCGCGTCGCGGCGTGGAGCGCCACGACCGTGCACGTCTCGGTCGCGCGGGCGGCCTCGTGCGGCTCGACGCGCGCGTCTGGCTCGTACACGCCCATGTGCGCGATCGCCGTCGGTGCGAAGTCGGTGACGAACTCCGTGAGGCGATCGCGATCGCTCGGGTCGATCCGGGTGAACGTTGCCCGGTGCAACCGCCGCCGCGGCGGCACGAAGTCGCAGCCGGCGACCTCGTCGATGTCAGTACGCGCCTCGAGCATCTGGGCGACCTTCGTGCCCAGCACGCCGCCCATGCCTGTGACCAGCACTTTCATAACTGGTTCTCTCCCCCTGCTGGGGGTTCATCATGCCCGGCCTCGGGGCGCAGGTGGGGGAACAGGATGACCTCCCGGATCGTGGTGACCCCGGCGATCAGCATCACCAGGCGGTCGATGCCGATCCCGAGCCCGCCGCAGGGCGGGAGGCCGTACTCGAGCGCGCGCACGTAGTCGGCGTCGACGCCGTGCGCCTCGTCGTCGCCTGCCGCGGCGAGCTTGGCCTGCGCTTCGAACCGCTCGAGCTGGTCGATCGGATCGTTGAGCTCGCTGAACGCGTTCCCCAGCTCGCGACCGAGCACAACGGGCTCGAAGCGCTCGACGAGATCCGGATCGGATCGGTGAGTACGCGCGAGCGGCGACACCTCACGGGGGTAGTCGATGACGAAAACGGGACCAACCAAGTTGGGCTCGACCGTCTTTTCGTAGAGCTCGAGCACCAGCTTCCCTGGTCCCCAACCCGGTTCGTGTGGGACGCGCGCGTCGTCGCACGCGCGCTCGAGATCGGCGAGAGCGTTGGCTGGATGCACATCGACGCCGGCGTGCTCCTTGATGAGCTCGAGCATCGGCCGACGCGGCCACGGCGGCGTCAGGTCGATGGTGACGCCTTCGACCTCGACGACGGTCGTGCCGATGGCGTCGCGCGCGCACTGGCTGACGAGCTCCTCGGCGATGCTCATCATGTCCGTGTAGTCGGCAAACGCCTGGTAGAGCTCGAGCATCGTGAACTCGGGGTTGTGACGGGTCGACAGCCCCTCGTTGCGGAATACCCGCCCGATCTCGAAGACGCGCTCGAGCCCGCCCACGATGAGGCGCTTGAGATGGAGCTCGAGCGCGATGCGCAGCACGAGCGGCATGTCGAGCGCGTTGTGATACGTGTCGAACGGCTTCGCGGTGGCGCCACCGGCTTGCACGTGCAGCACCGGGGTCTCCACCTCGACGAAACCGTGCTCGGCGAGCACTCGTCGGATGGTCGCGATCACCGCGAACCGGATGGCGAACACGCGGCGGGCATCGTCGTTCGCGATCAGGTCGACGTAGCGCTGGCGAAATCGGGTGTCGACGTCACTCAAGCCGTGCCACTTCTCCGGCAGCGGACGGAGCGCCTTAGCGAGGAGCACGAAGTCGCGCACCTTCACCGACAGCTCGCCCTTCTTCGTCCTCATCACGGTGCCGCTGGCACCGATCCAGTCGCCGAGGTCGAGGTCGTCGAACGCTTCGTGCACGTCGTCGCCGACTTCGGAACGCGACACGAAGAGCTGCACCGAGCCCGTGCCGTCGCGCAGCGTGGCGAAGGTGAGCTTCCCTTGGCGCCGAACGAGCAAGAGCCGGCCCGCGACTCGCACCTCGTCGGCTGTCTCCGACCCGTCCTCGATGTCGGCCCAGTGCTCGTGCACCTCTGCCGCCGTGTGCGTGCGGTCGAACCGAACCGGGTACGGGTCGATCCCCGCAGCCCGGAGCGCGTCCAGCTTGGCGATCCGCCGCGCGCGCTCGTCGATCGGCCCGTCGCTCATTGGTTGCGCTCGAAGATGATGCGCAGGCCCTGGAGGGTGAGCCACGGTTCATAGTGCTGGATCGTGCGCGAGTGCGGAATGATCGAGACAGCGAGGCCTCCGGTGGCGACGACGGTGCAGTCGCCCAGCTCCTTCTGGAACCGCTCGACGAGCGCGTCGACTTGTCCGCTGAACCCGTAGAGGGCACCAGACTGGATCGACTCCACCGTCGACTTGCCGATCACCTGGCGCGGTTCGACGAGCTCGACCCGTCGCAATGCGGCGGCGCGCTCGAAGAGCGCGTCCATGGAGATCTCGATGCCAGGGAAGATTGCGCCGCCGAGGTACTCACCGTCGGAGCTGATCGCTTCGATCGTGTTCGCAGTTCCGAAGTCCACGACGATGGACGGGCCGCCGTAGAGGTCGTACGCGGCGACGGCGTTGGCGATGCGGTCGGCGCCCACTTCCTTGGGGTTGTCGTAGAGAATCGGCATACCGGTTCGGATCCCGGGTTCGAGGACGAGCGGGGGGAACCCGAAGTAGCGCTCGCACATCTGTCGAAGCTCGGTGGTGACGCGCGGCACGCCCGACGAGATGGCGACGCCGCTGATCTGGGACTCGAACGAGAAGCCGTGAAACCCGAGGAACTGCTGGATCATCAGTGCGAGCTCATCGGCGGTGCGCTCGGCCACCGACGCGATGCGCCAATGGTCGGCGAGGTCCTGGTCGTTGAACAGCCCGATGACGGTCTGGGTGTTCCCGGCGTCGATGCAGAGCAGCATGAGAGCGGCTACTCCTTCAACATCGCGCACTCATTCGGCGGCAGGGTACCTGCATCCCTGGTCGACTCGGCCGGCTCCGTCTCCTCCGGTGACGGGCGGCAAAGCCACCCGTCACCTGCCGCCGCCCTACGGGCCATTCGCTTGGGGCGCGACGTCGAGGCCGATGTCCAACGCGGGAGCCGACTGCGTGATCGCGCTGGTCGAGATGAGATCCGCGCCGGTTCCGGCGTAGTCGGCGACGTTCTCGAGCGTGATGCCCCCCGACACCTCGACGAGGGTGTCCGGGCGTGTGCCTTCACGTACGAGGCCCACGCAGTCGGCGGCCTCGGCGGGGGTCATGTTGTCGAGCATGACCATGTCGGCTCCGGCGGCGACCGCCTCCAGGACCTGATCGGCGTGGTCGCACTCGACCTCGACGCGACGACCTGGCCAGCTCTCACGGGCCTGCTTCACCGCTCCGGCCACGCCGAGCGACCCCAGGTGATTGTCCTTCACGAGCACCATCTCCGAGAGTGACCCGCGATGGTTTGCGCCACCACCGGCGCGCACCGCGGCCTTCTGGAGCGCGCGCAACCCGGGAAGCGTCTTGCGCGTATCCCAGATCTGTGCCCGTCTTGCGGCGGCCTCTACGAATCGTCGTGTCAGCGTGGCGACTCCGGAGAGATGGCACAGGAAGTTGAGCGCGGTCCGCTCTCCAGTCAGCAGTGATCGCAGCCGACCGTCGAGGCGCCCGATCAACGCGCCGGTCTCCAACGTCGCTCCGTCGCCGAGTGCCCAGGTGACCCTCACCGCGTCGTCGAGCTGCGCGTACGTCTCCTCGACGCACGCAGTGCCAGCGAGCACGCCAGCTGCTCGAGCGACGAATGTCGCGCTCCCGAGCGCACCTTCGGGCAGGAGTGCTGCCGTGATGTCGCCTAGCGGACCGAGATCCTCGCTGAGCGCGCGAGCGACGGCGTCGCGGACGGCTTGGATCGGAGGGTCGTACTCGTTCATCGTGTGGCGGCAACCGTGTGGAGCGGCGCGAACTTGGGCTTGCCGAAGTGCACGCCGAAGAAGAAACGACCGAGGAATCGATCGGAAGCATCAGGGAAGTCGAGACGGGTGTGCGTGCCCCGCGACTCCTTCCTGGCCAACGCGGCTTGCACCAGCGCTGTGGCAACCGTGTGGAGGTTGCCCACCTCGGGATCGCGGGGGCTTGGCATTGCGCCGAGCTCGTCGAGTGCATGACGGAGACTCGTCCGATCGCGCAGGACGCCGGCGTACTTCGTCATGAGGTCTTGGATCGACTCTCGCGCCACGTCGCCGGTGTCGCGAACTTCGAAGCCAATACCCGTCGCGCCGGGATAGTCACCGAGCACGCCGGCGGATTCGGGCGCATCCTTGCCGCTTTCGATGGCCTCGACGATCCGGGCACCGAACACCAGCCCGTCGAGGAGCGAGTTCGACGCGAGCCGGTTCGCGCCGTGCACCCCCGAGTTGGCTGCCTCGCCACACGCCCAGAGCCCCGGCAACGACGTGGCACCGTCGAGGTCGGTACACACGCCGCCCGACACGTAGTGCGCGGCGGGGGCGCACGGAAGCCAGTCCTTCGTAGGGTCCAGGCCAATGCCCGTGCACGCACGCCAGATCGTGGGAAAGCGGTGCTCGAAGTCCGGGATGCTCGTGCCATCGAGCCACAGATGGTCCAGGTTTCGCTCGACGAGCCGGCGCGCGATTGCCCGAGAGACGACGTCGCGCGGCGCCAGATCGCCGCGAGGATGCTCATCGGCCATGAACGCGACACCCTTCTCGTCGCGCAATACCGCGCCCTCGCCCCTCAGCGCTTCGGACAGCAGCGGCCGGGGCATCGACGGGTGGTGCAGGGCGGTTGGGTGGAACTGCATGAACTCGACGTCGGCCACCGCCACGCCGGCCCCCAGAGCCATGGCCGTCCCGTCGCCCGTCGACAGGCTGGGGTTGGTCGTGACCGCGAAGCACTGCCCAGCACCACCGGTGGCAATGATGGTGTGGCGGGCCTCGATTTCGTGCTCAGTGCCGGCGGCGTCCAGCGCCAGGACGCCAGCTGCCCGCCCAGTGGCCTTCCCTACCAGCAGGTCGCGCGCGAACCAGCGCTCCCGCACCTCCGCCGCCGTCGCACGCACTCCCTCGACGAGCGCGCGCTCGACTTCGGCACCGGTCGCGTCCCCACCCGCGTGCAGGATGCGCGCGGCCGAATGACCTCCCTCGCGGCCCAGCGCGTAAGCATCCCCGTCACGGCGGTCGAACTCGGCTCCGAGCTCCACGAGCTCGCGAACTCGATCGGGACCCTCGTACACCAAGATGCGCACGGCGTCCTCGTCGCACAGTCCGGCGCCCGCGGTCATCGTGTCGGAACGATGTAGCTCCGGCGTGTCGGGTGTGCTCGCGTCGTCTCCCAAGACCGCGGCAACACCCCCCTGCGCGAACTGAGTCGCCGACGCTCCGAGAACGTCTTTGGTCACCACGATGACCGAGCGGCCCACACGCGCGGCGCGGACCGCGGCCGAAAGACCGGCCACACCGCCGCCGAGGACCAGCACGTCGTACATCGGTTCAGCCTAAAGCCTTGTCACGCTGCGCATCAGAGGGCGCGTAGCTCGGACCCACGGGTCGATTGTGCTCGTCGACGTGGACGACCAGCGGGGCATATCGCTCGAGCTCGTCCGCGCCGTAGTGCGCGTAGCAAATCACGATCACGCGATCACCCGGGTGCACGAGGCGGGCCGCGGCTCCGTTGACGATGACGTCACCCTTGCTCCCAGTGATCGCATAGGTCTCGAACCGGGCGCCGTTGTCGATGTCGAGCACGTGAACCTGCTCGTGCTCGACGATGTCTGCGAGCTCCATCAGCGCCGGGTCGAGCGTGATTGAACCGACGTAGTTGAGGTCGGCGGCGATCACGGTGGCTCGATGAATCTTCGACTTCATCATGATGCGGTGCATCGATCAGCTCTCCTGTTCGGTCGGGTCGAACCCGGGAAGGTCAGCGCGGACGTCGGATCCACTCACGGTGAAGGTTGCGTTGTCGATGAGGCGCGGCCCTCCGATGAAGACCGCCACCGCAACGAGGTGTTCGACGTCGTCGTCGAGGCGGTCGACGGCACGAAGGTCATCGGCCCGCACGACCTCGACGTAGTCCAGCCTGGCAAGGGGCTCTGCGCCGACGAGGTCGAGCGCGGCATGACGC encodes:
- the lysS gene encoding lysine--tRNA ligase is translated as MSDGPIDERARRIAKLDALRAAGIDPYPVRFDRTHTAAEVHEHWADIEDGSETADEVRVAGRLLLVRRQGKLTFATLRDGTGSVQLFVSRSEVGDDVHEAFDDLDLGDWIGASGTVMRTKKGELSVKVRDFVLLAKALRPLPEKWHGLSDVDTRFRQRYVDLIANDDARRVFAIRFAVIATIRRVLAEHGFVEVETPVLHVQAGGATAKPFDTYHNALDMPLVLRIALELHLKRLIVGGLERVFEIGRVFRNEGLSTRHNPEFTMLELYQAFADYTDMMSIAEELVSQCARDAIGTTVVEVEGVTIDLTPPWPRRPMLELIKEHAGVDVHPANALADLERACDDARVPHEPGWGPGKLVLELYEKTVEPNLVGPVFVIDYPREVSPLARTHRSDPDLVERFEPVVLGRELGNAFSELNDPIDQLERFEAQAKLAAAGDDEAHGVDADYVRALEYGLPPCGGLGIGIDRLVMLIAGVTTIREVILFPHLRPEAGHDEPPAGGENQL
- a CDS encoding type III pantothenate kinase: MLLCIDAGNTQTVIGLFNDQDLADHWRIASVAERTADELALMIQQFLGFHGFSFESQISGVAISSGVPRVTTELRQMCERYFGFPPLVLEPGIRTGMPILYDNPKEVGADRIANAVAAYDLYGGPSIVVDFGTANTIEAISSDGEYLGGAIFPGIEISMDALFERAAALRRVELVEPRQVIGKSTVESIQSGALYGFSGQVDALVERFQKELGDCTVVATGGLAVSIIPHSRTIQHYEPWLTLQGLRIIFERNQ
- the nadC gene encoding carboxylating nicotinate-nucleotide diphosphorylase — its product is MNEYDPPIQAVRDAVARALSEDLGPLGDITAALLPEGALGSATFVARAAGVLAGTACVEETYAQLDDAVRVTWALGDGATLETGALIGRLDGRLRSLLTGERTALNFLCHLSGVATLTRRFVEAAARRAQIWDTRKTLPGLRALQKAAVRAGGGANHRGSLSEMVLVKDNHLGSLGVAGAVKQARESWPGRRVEVECDHADQVLEAVAAGADMVMLDNMTPAEAADCVGLVREGTRPDTLVEVSGGITLENVADYAGTGADLISTSAITQSAPALDIGLDVAPQANGP
- the nadB gene encoding L-aspartate oxidase, producing MYDVLVLGGGVAGLSAAVRAARVGRSVIVVTKDVLGASATQFAQGGVAAVLGDDASTPDTPELHRSDTMTAGAGLCDEDAVRILVYEGPDRVRELVELGAEFDRRDGDAYALGREGGHSAARILHAGGDATGAEVERALVEGVRATAAEVRERWFARDLLVGKATGRAAGVLALDAAGTEHEIEARHTIIATGGAGQCFAVTTNPSLSTGDGTAMALGAGVAVADVEFMQFHPTALHHPSMPRPLLSEALRGEGAVLRDEKGVAFMADEHPRGDLAPRDVVSRAIARRLVERNLDHLWLDGTSIPDFEHRFPTIWRACTGIGLDPTKDWLPCAPAAHYVSGGVCTDLDGATSLPGLWACGEAANSGVHGANRLASNSLLDGLVFGARIVEAIESGKDAPESAGVLGDYPGATGIGFEVRDTGDVARESIQDLMTKYAGVLRDRTSLRHALDELGAMPSPRDPEVGNLHTVATALVQAALARKESRGTHTRLDFPDASDRFLGRFFFGVHFGKPKFAPLHTVAATR
- the panD gene encoding aspartate 1-decarboxylase, coding for MHRIMMKSKIHRATVIAADLNYVGSITLDPALMELADIVEHEQVHVLDIDNGARFETYAITGSKGDVIVNGAAARLVHPGDRVIVICYAHYGADELERYAPLVVHVDEHNRPVGPSYAPSDAQRDKALG